From Arcticibacter tournemirensis, one genomic window encodes:
- a CDS encoding cupin domain-containing protein, with protein sequence MNDKTEVIHGHVVNQIINDDGIFPNNPTLPVMVYKGAIQLHPDDEPECILALFEKNNWKNGWKNGIYDYHHYHSNTHEVLGIFCGVADVQLGGPEGICVELNRGDVVVLPAGVAHKSLSSSDDFLCVGAYPAGAEYDINYGEENERARAIENISKVKVPLLDPVYGESGPLPEHWNFQHQK encoded by the coding sequence ATGAACGATAAAACAGAAGTGATTCACGGCCATGTGGTTAATCAAATTATCAATGACGACGGGATATTCCCAAATAACCCGACTTTGCCGGTAATGGTGTATAAGGGTGCTATCCAGCTTCATCCTGATGATGAGCCGGAATGTATCCTTGCATTGTTTGAGAAGAATAACTGGAAAAATGGATGGAAAAATGGTATTTATGATTATCACCATTACCACAGCAACACACATGAGGTACTTGGAATCTTTTGTGGCGTGGCGGATGTTCAATTGGGTGGTCCCGAAGGGATTTGCGTAGAGCTTAACCGGGGGGATGTGGTTGTTCTGCCGGCTGGAGTTGCTCATAAAAGCCTAAGTTCCAGCGACGATTTCCTTTGCGTGGGAGCTTACCCGGCAGGAGCTGAATATGACATTAATTATGGAGAGGAAAATGAAAGAGCAAGGGCTATTGAAAACATCAGTAAGGTAAAGGTACCTCTCTTAGACCCCGTTTATGGAGAAAGTGGCCCATTGCCTGAACATTGGAATTTTCAGCATCAAAAATAA